A region from the Acomys russatus chromosome 20, mAcoRus1.1, whole genome shotgun sequence genome encodes:
- the Wnt8a gene encoding protein Wnt-8a, which yields MRAWLSPPPVSVMKDLVFLFGRSVNNFLITGPKAYLTYTTSVALGAQIGIEECKFQFAWERWNCPEHAFQFSTHNRLRGATRETSFIHAIRSAGVVYTITKNCSMGDFENCGCDESKNGKTGGHGWIWGGCSDNVDFGEKISKLFVDSLEKGKDARALVNLHNNRAGRLAVRASMKRTCKCHGISGSCSIQTCWLQLADFREMGDYLKAKYDRALKIEMDKSQLRASNRAEGRWAPTEAFLPSAESELIFLEGSPDYCTRNASLGIYGTEGRECLQNPRSASKWEERSCGRLCTECGLQVEERRTEAVSSCDCSFQWCCTVKCSQCRRMVSRYYCTRRPTGSAPPRGRGKDSAWC from the exons ATGCGTGCCTGGCTGTCCCCTCCCCCTGTGTCTGTGATGAAGGACCTCG tttttctttttggtaggtCAGTGAATAATTTCCTGATAACAGGTCCCAAG GCCTATCTGACCTACACCACCAGTGTGGCCTTGGGCGCTCAGATTGGCATCGAAGAGTGTAAGTTCCAGTTTGCTTGGGAGCGATGGAACTGTCCGGAACATGCGTTCCAGTTTTCCACCCACAACAGGCTGAGAGGGG CCACGAGAGAGACATCCTTCATCCATGCTATCCGCTCCGCTGGAGTCGTGTACACCATCACCAAGAACTGTAGCATGGGTGACTTTGAAAACTGTGGCTGTGATGAGTCCAAGAATGGAAAAACAG GCGGCCATGGCTGGATCTGGGGAGGCTGCAGCGACAACGTGGACTTCGGGGAAAAGATCTCCAAACTCTTTGTGGACAgtttggagaaagggaaggatgcCAGAGCCCTGGTAAACCTGCACAACAACAGGGCCGGCAGGCTG GCAGTGAGGGCCTCCATGAAAAGGACCTGCAAGTGTCATGGCATCTCAGGAAGCTGCAGCATCCAGACGTGCTGGCTGCAGCTGGCTGACTTCCGGGAGATGGGAGACTACCTAAAGGCCAAGTACGACCGCGCGCTGAAAATTGAGATGGATAAGTCCCAGCTAAGGGCTAGCAACAGAGCCGAGGGCCGCTGGGCTCCCACAGAAGCCTTTCTTCCCAGCGCAGAGTCCGAGCTGATCTTCTTAGAGGGGTCTCCTGACTACTGCACCCGCAATGCCAGCCTGGGCATCTACGGCACAGAAGGACGCGAGTGCCTGCAGAACCCCCGCAGTGCTTCCAAGTGGGAGGAGCGCAGCTGCGGGCGCTTGTGCACGGAATGTGGGCTGCAGGTGGAAGAGAGGAGAACAGAGGCCGTGAGCAGCTGTGACTGCAGCTTTCAGTGGTGCTGCACCGTCAAGTGCAGCCAGTGCCGGCGCATGGTGAGCAGGTACTACTGCACACGCCGCCCCACGGGCAGTGCCCCGCCCCGGGGTAGAGGCAAGGACAGTGCCTGGTGCTAA